Within the Thermostichus lividus PCC 6715 genome, the region TCGGAACCAATCCGCCGCAGATTGTACTCGGTTAACTCTTCGCCGGCGGCATTGGCCACGAGCTCCTGAAACTTGGCTTCTACTTTAGCAAGAGCCGCATCATTCCATTCCAGTTCGTTATCTGGATCGACATTGAGGGTCAAGGTTTCTGTGTCGGGGTGCACCTCGCCATCAAGGACGTAACCGGCGTAGAGG harbors:
- the ndhM gene encoding photosynthetic/respiratory NAD(P)H-quinone oxidoreductase subunit M, whose translation is MLLKSTTRHIHLYAGYVLDGEVHPDTETLTLNVDPDNELEWNDAALAKVEAKFQELVANAAGEELTEYNLRRIGSDLEHFVRALLMQGEVAYNLNSRVRNYSLGIPRVAGSPAP